The following are encoded in a window of Castanea sativa cultivar Marrone di Chiusa Pesio chromosome 5, ASM4071231v1 genomic DNA:
- the LOC142635286 gene encoding cysteine proteinase EP-B 1-like has product MNMILNVPNVTVRFEDVGVTDYTFGCNGGLAARAYTYVRDNKGITLEEDYPFHGFQGPCNQQKATQFQIFQISGCYSEFGSEADLLKAVVGQPVSIDINASSHEFQLYESGVFTGPCGVQPNHVVTTVGYRTSEDGIKYWILKNSWGTGWGEDGYMRILKDNGSSGGLCGLNQRIVGPFVN; this is encoded by the exons ATGAACATGATtttaaatgttcccaatgtcacagTGAGATTTGAAGATGTGGGCG TAACTGACTATACTTTTGGATGCAATGGTGGTTTGGCAGCTCGTGCCTATACTTATGTACGAGATAATAAAGGAATAACCCTTGAAGAAGATTACCCATTTCATGGGTTTCAAGGACCTTGTAACCAGCAAAAGGCAACCCAATTTCAAATCTTCCAAATAAGTGGCTGTTATAGCGAATTTGGAAGTGAGGCGGATTTACTTAAAGCAGTGGTTGGCCAACCAGTTTCAATTGACATCAATGCTTCTAGTCATGAATTTCAATTATATGAAAGCGGAGTTTTCACGGGACCATGTGGGGTTCAGCCAAACCATGTCGTCACTACAGTTGGGTATAGAACGAGTGAAGATGGTATTAAGTACTGGATATTGAAGAATTCATGGGGCACTGGTTGGGGTGAGGATGGCTATATGAGGATTCTGAAAGACAACGGTtcttcaggaggtctttgtggCCTTAATCAACGAATTGTAGGGCCATTTGTTAATTGA